One Psilocybe cubensis strain MGC-MH-2018 chromosome 9, whole genome shotgun sequence genomic window, ATTACGTGGTCCCAAAATCTCAACCGTGACGGGCACGGTTGAATTTTGACCGTGCTGGATTTTGCCTCCCGTGGGATAGCAGCGAAATAAGTGGGGGATGGAGTAGAAGAAGGGTAGTTGCACATTCCCATCGGCACGGCTTTTATAATGTCAGACCCCCGTATAGCAGATAGTGTTCGCGTGAACAGATATATATCTGTTCAGTTTTCGACTTGCCAATGTCAAGTCAACAAGCATCAAGATCGAGAACCATCAAAGATGGTACATGTAAGCCTGTTAAAAAGGACCTACTGAATCCGAAAGAGATCAACCGCAAGGGCAAAACAGAAGGTTCCCTAAGATCTGTTCTCCTCTTTCCTTAGATCTTGGGCCTCAAGTAAGTACCGGCAAAAGACGAGAAGAACCAGACTGGTGAATTCGAACAGGGAACTATTAAAAGCTTGTACGCAACATTTTTAACGCCATGCACAATTGCGAGTATTAGAAGACTATCAGATGATTGACGACGGAAAACACACGGGAAAAAAGTGCAGATACATGTCGTCCCATGAGGCCTTCCAAGAATGCCAAGGGCGTTAGAACCAAATAACACCACACAGACCGGCAACTTCTGCCACAATCAACACAACGCCCGCAACGACGTCAAGACACCCTCCTCAACACCCTCAAGCCCACAATCACGATGTCGGTGCGTCCAATTTCCTCCCAAAACATTGCTGTATCGCCGTAGGATGCTCCAGGCCAAGTCGAATGGGAAAAATCGGGCTGGATGGGCTGGATGGGGGATTTGTGAATCGGATGAGCCTTTAGGTGCCGTATGAGGGACGAGGAGATGGCTGGCAGCTTtcggcggcggcgacgaATAGTTTTCATGTATGTGAAGCTTTTCTGATTTACCTTAATTTTCTTCCAGGAATCCAACTTCAAACGTTTCGTTGAGGTCGGGCGAGGCACGTCTCAGCTTTCTTGCTACTTTATTCCACCAACTCATTCATACATCCAGTTGTCCTCCTCAAGGCGGGTCCTTCCGCTGGCCGCATTGCGGTTGTTACTGAGATTATTGACCACAACCGGGTGCGACATGACTTCGTTTGCGAGTATTTCGTCGAAACAGATTTCTAACCTCATTTTGTAGGCCATGATCGACGGCCCCACCACTGATGTCCCTCGCCAGTCATACCCTTTCAAGCACCTTACCCTCACCCCTCTTGCCCTCACGAAACTTCCCCGCGCTGCCGGCTCCGGTGTCGTGAAAAAACAACTTGAAAAGGAGGCCACAGTCGAGAAGTGGCTCAACTCCACCTGGGCTAAGAAGCGCGCCGCCGTCGAGAAGAGACGGACGCTCAACGACTTTGGCCGCTTCTCCGTTATGCTTGCGAAGAAGCAGCGAACTGACGTGGTCAGGAAGGCCCTCGTCAAGGCTAGAAAGGCATAGGCGGGTTTGGGATGACTCTTTGACGGTCGGACGTACGCAGCTTTTCATTACCACTCAAAATGATTATTGTATTGTTTTGCTGGCTTCTTGTTGTTCATGTAAGGGTGGAAAGAGCAAGCAACTTTCATCTTTCATTCCCGCGTTCTTGTGTGGGTCAGATCTGGTACGCCATTGTTACCATATCTCATCAACACACACTGCTCCTCTTTAGTCAGCGGTCTTGCTGTGAAATGTGGCTGATATTCTCCTCCACCCCCCTCCCTCAACTTCGCGAACACCGCCATTGATTCTGCGACCGACAGGTGGCATTATTGCGCCTGTTCCTCCGCCTTCATTGCGCTAGTCTGACCGCTTGCCAATTTCTGCCACTGGCATGTCTGCCATCGCCGTTTTTAAAAGGTTACCGGTTAAGTTCTGCGTAATTTGGTTATGTTTCGCGACCCAAGCCGTTCTTCGATGACCTTGTAGTCATCTGGTATATGTGCCTTCAGGGAGTAGCAGCTTGGGCTACTCCTGACATCTGTCTCCCGCTCGTCTGAGCTGCCCTGCCTACAAGGTATCGGATGGTTCCCTATCACAATCTTTCTTTGGCTGCGGGTAGAGGTGTTTTATAGTGCCACGGTCATCTATTATCGTTGTCATCTCTGACACCGCCCCATCAGTGTGACGTCGACCAGTACATGGTGTTCACTTGGACGCAGCGCCACAGTCATGAGAAGGAAGAGGTATAATGTTCAATACTTTTGTTCGAAAGTCTCGCGCTTGTCGAGCTGACTGATCAGGGTCTGAAACAGGGTGCCGTCTCCGCCTTAAATTTGTGCCCTGTTGACCAACCGAGACCCCAGGACTACCAACAGCTAACAATTTCCTTTGAACGACTACCATATAAATGGGCGAAGACGAGGTTTACGATTCGAAAACGATGGCTCCTGTTCTCCCGTTTGAGACCATCGACATTATTTTGGAATATGCATGCGCCATCTGCGACCCTCCCACGTTATCTTCTGTTGCACTCGCCTCACATCTCTTTCGCATTTACGCAAATAAGGCACGCTTTTTCTCGCTAGTACCTTGTCGCGACATACATATACAACGCGCAACCTCGAGAATCCATACGTTGGCCGATATTATCAGGAGTGgcctttcctttccatctTTGCCGGGAATCAATCGGTTTGCTGTATCATTCTCCTTGAGTATGACAGGCAACTACGAGTATGTCATGCCTGCTCTCCAAGACGGCACCCTGGCGTACGTCTTGGACCAACTGTTTCGAGAAGATCTTCCATATTCCATTTCATCCAAAGCGATTACTGGTCACTCCATTTCCCTCAACATCAGACGTTGGTTTAGAAACAAGCTTGGAACTGAAAACGACTATCCAACAGATGATTCGAATAGCAGCCTCGATTTCCGAAAAATGGATTGTGTTCTATTACAATCCCTGAAGAACCTTATCCTTATTCCTACTCTTCGCTGCGTAACTCTGAAATCGACTATAAATGTACCAGAAGACCTTTTCAGTGGTTCGAGAATACAACACCTTCACCTTCGAAATTTTGCACCAGATACACATACGGTATCGCAAGGGGATCCGGAAAtgtcctctccctctctctccaTTCCGTTAATTTCCCTGGATATAGATGATTCTGTATTACTCGATGGGCAAGGGGAGATAATCGAGCCAGATAATATTAAGATCAGCATCATATCTTCAGGTAATTTAGCATGTCTGACGCGCTTTACCATTCAAATTGACAGATTTGGGACCTTGACCTGGCTACCAAAAATCCTCAGTCTGATGCCAGCACTGCAAGAACTCGCTCTTCAAACGAGATTCCAACATGGTGAGTTAATGTTTTGTGGATTGGTCACCCTTACGCGTAAAATACCTGACGTTATTGTCGAGTCAGCGAACGAACACTTTAGCATCCCATTTAGTCAGCTCGGGAAGCTGCGATCTATATCCATCACTAGCAGTAGTGGGAGCACCACCAATTTGACAACCCGGTCAATTTCTCATGATATACCATCCCATGTCAATGAGCTCGCTATCATATTTAACATGTTCTATACCAGCATGCCTTCTCGAGACACCATCAGGGAAGTCCTGGATGAAATGCGCCTCGATGTTTTGGACCATCATTTTGTACACCCATCTTTCGACGCCATTGAATCGCTCACAGTTAGATTGAAGGTCAAAATATCCGGGGACTTCGATCACTCATTTAGAGCTGCCCTACACCCAGTTGACAACTCGCCATGGGGGGAATATATGGCCTGTCAACTTCAGCAAATGCGGCAGAAGTACGGAAGCAGACTAAAAGTCTTTGTGACTACAGAGGCAACCGAACATGTACCGTTGTAGTATATCATATGGTAGATTGGAAGCAAACACTGTCGTATAatatgtcaatggattccatTGTTCCACAGAACTAATGTATTAACGGATTGGAATGACATTGCTTTGTGTTACTTGGAGagggcactggaaaatgtcagtgcaatgtcataCTTACTTAACAATCTGAAACCTTCCGAACAGTAAGTACTCCCCGTCGGGCTCCCCGATGGACTATCTATAATCTTCTGTAAATACATTTTTAGCCTTTGGAACCAGTCGATTATTCAGGATTTCACTCCAATGCTTACGAATATACGTAGCAAGTTTATTACTCATCTAAAACTCGTTCATATGAGTGCCCTCTCCAACCGCTGTGGCGATACTGTTTACACAATTTGCGAAGTAACGGAAAACATCTATGCTGGTGAAGAAGCACGTGTACGCACATATCCTATTAGATGAGACAGACTCCGAATCACGACTTCTTCGTTCCACCGTGGACTCCAAAGTCCATTTATAAGGTGTAGCAATTTGCCGGTGGGTCTCTTTTGTTGTTGCCAAAATGCCCATGCATCTACCTACTCGAAAGATTGGTGAAGATAATGTTTCAGCGATTGGCTTTGGTCTTGCAGGTCTGTCCGGATTTTACGGTCCGAAGGCGGATGACGAGGAACGTTTCAAGGTGAAGAATTCTCTTTTTTATTCTTCATCAAAGAGCAAAGAGATTGACGCCATGCATGGCCTAGATCCTCGACACTGCTCTAGAGATGGGATGCACGAACTGGGATACAGCCGCTTTTTATGGCGATAATGAGGAATTGGTAGGCAAATGGTGTGCAACTCCACTCATCCATAGATATATTTTATTGAATGACTGTTGAAAAAAGGTTCAAGAGAACTGGAAAAAGAGATAAAATATTTCTGGCAACGAAATTTGGAATTACACCCGATGGTCCGAACGGAAAGGCAGAACATGTACGCACGGCTATTGAAGACAACCTGAAGAGACTCGGAATCGATACGATAGACCTGTATTATGTACATGTGAGTATTGCCCAAACTCCCAATTTCCAGTATGTCCTGCCTACTTCTCCTCAAGCGCGTGGACCAAACTACCCCTATCGAGGTACATTTTATAGCTCTCGTCTTTTTCATCTACAAATAATTATTTGATGGCCACAGATTACGGTCAGAGCAATGGCAGAGCTCGTCAAGTAAGCTTTCCTAGACCTCCTCTGTACTCTTCGTCATGTCACTGAACCTTTTAATCCACCCCGTCAAGGGAAGGAAAAGTTCGCTATCTCGGCCTGTCAGAAGTATCAGCAACAACCCTTCGCCGCGCACACGCCATACATCCCATCTCTGCTGTCCAGATCGAGTATTCTCCCTTTTTTCTGGACATGGAAGATGAGACAATAGGACTTTTGAAGGCATGTCGAGAGCTAGGTATTGCCGTGGTCGCGTATTCGCCCCTCGGCAGGGGAGTTCTCACTGGAGCAATTGTACGCGACCATTACGAGCCCTATGTAATGTGGTTCTGATTTAGTTTTCTGAACAGAAATCCAATGACGATTTTGACGAGGGAGACTGGAGGAAGCATATCCCAAAGTAATCATGAATATATACATCTGATGATCCGTACATTCTGACCTTGATATGAATACATGTTTTAGGTATAGCAACGCCAATTTTGCCAACATCCTCAAGCTAGCTGCCGGGCTCGAAGAAATTGGAAAGAAATACAATGCGACAGCTGGGCAAATAGCACTCGCATGGATTCTTGCACAAGGCGAAGACATCATCCCTATCCCTGGAACGAAGAAGATCAAGGTCAGTGACATCATATTGTTGCATATACCTTGTCAAATTTAAATTGGCCGAGGGCCTAATTTGACCACAGTACCTCCAAGAGAATATTGAGGCCGTCCATATCCGACTTTCTGCTGACGATGTGTCGTCAGTCAGAGCTCTGGCTACCACACTCGCTCCCACTATTGTTGGGGATCGATCGAGGACGATGCACTGGCTGTTCGCAGATACGCCCGAGCTACCGGTGTAGATTTAGCCTGAATTGAAGATCTGTACTAAATGACTCCGTAGAACATTCTGCGTAAATATGCTTTTATCATGTATTTCCGGTTGATatctttctacttcagatacTGCAACGGATAGCACAAGAGATAAGACAGCCTGCAAATGCGCCGGATTCACCGTCTTGGTAGTTAGAAGGATCATACTGAGAGCATTCTCTCCCCACACAAGACAGATATCCCCCACTGCACCCCTGTGCAGCCGATTCCTCCCTAATCATTGGTTGGCTGAGAAGATGGAGCATTCAATCGGACGGTTTATATTAGACGGAAAATCATTACCTTGAATTCTGCCCGCTCTGTACAACACAAAGCTTCTGTGCATTGGACCATCCGAATACATCAGGGTTGGCAGCGTTGTACGCTTTTGCCATCGTTTTGCATGATGCGTCGAGTGCGTTTTGGAACTCATTGGCAACGGCTGGAGAGGCCGTTCCCAGCAGACCTTTGTATAAGATAATAGAGGTAACAATAATGACTGTGCGGAAAGCTGCCATTGGAGTTGATTGAAGCGAAAAGTATTTGGTATTTGAACAAAATGCTCCTGTTGTTGTGGGGTATCTTTCTCAATACCGTGAGTTTATAAAGCTTTGGACGAGAAATAGTTTTCTTAATTAATTTTGGATATTGTCACTGCTTGCAGAGTTTCACATGCCAGAAGCCGGGATTTAGAGCTAGATCATGGACTATGTGCCTCGCAAACGACGTGACCTACCTTTCCGGACGCTAGAGGTATATTTTGATTGTTCTACCATGACGTGTTAGATGTGTTAACACCAAATGTCTCTGGGACGTGAGGCCGAAATCTGCTAGGTCGCACAGTTTTAGTATTTCGATGACCAGAATGGTAATAGAAATGGCAGAAGTACTACTGTAGCATGCCGCGGGAGAAGAATCCGAGTATACCTTAAGCGTTTGACCCAATGGCATCAGGCATAGTTGCGCGTTTTGGCGGGAAGAAGTGACTAAGTCCGTATCCGATTAAGAAAAATATTTCTTGTTCAAAGGTTTTTAAACTCACGCCGCACGGTATTAAGGAAGACATCCCACAGTCACAAACAGCCTTCCGTTCAAAACCCAAACACTTTTCACTTCAATCAACTCCAATGGCAGTTTTCCGCACGACCATCATCGCCACCGCCATTGTATTGGGCACAGCACTTCTGGGAACTGCCTCTCCAGCCATTTCCGATCCATCCCAACACGCACTCGCCGAATGCTGCAAaatatgacacgattttccgttgaaaaagCGAACATTTAGAAGTAGCATTGTACTGACTAGATTCCGGCCTTTCCTTATACTGCAGTACTTACTTTTTGAATGTGTGAACATCCAGGTACCTGGTATTTAGTTAAATTTAGCACAGACCGTGGTAAATCTAAACTTGTGTTGTGGTCAGGTCGTGGTCAGGTCGTGGTTTTGATAAAAACCTACGGCTTACAAGTAGGTAATGATATAGGGAGGGTCCCTCTGAATATTTGCATACCTACGGCAGCCGTTTCAGTAGATAATTAagcttttatttattccaaaaAATCTGCCATTCTTCTGACTTTCTATCGGCCTATGCAGGGCAAAGCATAATGCTGGGAAATCCATCCTGCCGTGGATGTTTCCGGTACAATTACATTTTCCATTATGAAGCCAAAGAAGACGAGACAGATTGGAAATGAGAAAATATCAGGGAATCTGGGAAATAATCATGAGGGTTGTATAAAAGATAATTGGCCTTGGTTTATGTTGATGTCAGCCCTATGGTACTGTATTGCTATTACGAAAACTATTCCATATGTTAGTACAGACCAAGGCCCCAGTAGTAAGTACGACCACACCAAAGTGTGTTCACTGTTGTTCGACTCAGGGTGTATGCACTAAGAACTAAGTAGCACATTACGAAACCTAACACTAATGTACGTACTAAGGTTCTGGACTTGCTATTTTGGTACTGACCAAACCCAGATGACAGccacttcgcattttcaacggaaaatcgtgtcatagcAAAACGATGGCAAAAGCGTACAACGCTGCCAACCCTGATACATTTACGTGGTCCGAGGAGGATAAGCGTTGTGTCAGAGACTCAGACGTGCAGCATTCAAGGTGACTGTTCGTCATATTGTGAGATATCTTGCCCGAAGTGACACTCCATCATATCAGCCAACCACTGGTTAGAGAAGAGTCAGCTGCACAGGGATGCAGTGGGGGATACCTGTCGTGCGTGGGGAGAGAATGCTCCGATTTCGATCCTTCTGACTACCCTGGAGGTGGATCCGGTGCCTATCTTGGTTGTGTTCTCTCCTGTGCCTTCCGTTGCGCATTTTAATGTGGACAAATATGAAATATGGACTGGGCGTAGAAGGTAGAAAAGAAGATTTGCGCAGAGTGTTCCACCTTCATAAGACGTAgtccaaaaaaaataatatcAAATActtatgacacgattttccgttgaaaatgcgaagtggCTGTCATCTGGGTTTGGTCAGTACCAAAATAGCAAGTCCAGAACCTTAGTACGTACATTAGTGTTAGGTTTCGTAATGTGCTACTTAGTTCTTAGTGCATACACCCTGAGTCGAACAACACACTTTGGTGTGGTCGTACTTACTACTGGGGCCTTGGTCTGTACTAACGTATGGAATAGTTTTCGTAATAGAAATACAGTACCATAGGGCTGACATCAACATAAACCAAGGCCAATTATCTTTTATACAACCCTCATGATTATTTCCCAGATTTCCTGATATTTTCTCATTTCCAATGTGTCTCGTCTTCTTTGGCTTCATAATGGAAAATGTAATTGTACCGGAAACATCCACGGCAGGATGGATTTCCCAGCATTATGCTTTGCCGTGCATAGGCCGATAGAAAGTCAGAAGAATGGTAGATTttttggaataaataaaagctTAATTATCTACTGAAACGGCTGCCGTAGGTATGCAAATATTCAGAGGGACCCTCCCTATATCATTACCTACCTGTAAGGCGTAGGTTTTTATCAAAACCACGACCTGACCACGACCTGACCACGACACAAGTTTAGATTTACCACGGTCTGTGCTAAATTTAACTAAATACCAGGTACCTGGATGTTCACACATTCAAAAAGTAAGTACTGCAGTATAAGGAAAGGCCGGAATCTAGTCAGTACAATGCTACTTCTAAATGTTCGctttttcaacggaaaatcgtgtcataaaTACTTGACTTGAAGCATGGACGTGATACAGATAAAAGGAACGCCTCACTGCATAACCTTCTGATCGCTGTTCGTAAATACAGGTTCTGATATTAAGATTTTGCGTCATTGACCCTCATTGACCTCCTCATTCAGAATAAATACATTTAAAATGGATTTTATATCCCATATAACGAGGATCCTTTCAAAATCCCATCCTCTTATACAGAGCAGTAACAGGTCTACCTGATGGACACAAGTTGACTCTTCTCGAACAATACAAGTTCTCTGCTCGTTAAAGTTTTGAGAAGGCAATCTTTCATTCGGGTTCAAGGATCACTGTCAGGATTATGCTattatacatacatacatttaCCTCAATTCTAAGCTTTGATGCAAATCACTTGGCTTGATATAAGGTGTTGCGTTTCGTAGACGAGACTGTGAGATGTGTTCACTCACAAAGCTAATGGACGCATGCGATTAGGATCTTCGTCAAGACAACGAATGATTCTCTCCTAATATGTTCTCGACGACCACTTTCTGAAGGCGCTGCGGACCAGCTCTGCAACAAAGCCTTCACTTGCATGCTGAGGTATGTGATATTGTGATATGAGCTTACCTCGACCTCGGTAGAAGCGGACTGCGGATCGGTTAGCGATTTACATTCTCCAAAGATGAAACTCGACAATGATGCATCCAATCCTAAACACTGCTCATCAGTGCACCCTCCATATTTTCTTCCTAAATATCCATTAACGTTTCCCAGTGGTCGATACAGTCTGCCTGCGGGTATAAGTGCGACAGGCCCGCTTGTAGGGCCAACAACCATATCTGGTATTTCAAAAGGGAGGTGGATCAGTGACGGCATATCGAGGCCGAAGGTTCACTTCAGATACATGTAAAATGCTTAGATGGTAAGATCTTGGTATCAACGCGGAAGTCCATCTACATATAGCAACAGCGAAATTGCAATCACACCAGCGTGGAGAATCAACCCTCTGGACAATCAACCCACACAGTCAGACAGCGTTCTACTCAAACGCATCGCCAAGAATGAGTTATTCAAGACTATAAAGAGAGACAAAAAACAACTCACAGCTTCATCCCACTGCAGCTAAACATCCTACCTTTCGTACCACACCACACACAAGATGTTCGCCAACTTCACCAAGCTTTTTGTCACTCTTGCCACTCTCGCAGTGGCTGCCTCTGCTTCTCCCGCCAAGCGCCAGGAAGATCTCGCCGACTGCACCTTCCTCCTCAAAGCCGATGGTCCCATTGACCAAACCGACCTCACCGCTATCGCCATCGAATTTAACTACGGTACGAGCCCACCTCCTACATGCTCCCACTTGCACTTCACTGACCTTTTCTACAGTCCTCGGCCGTTCTCTTGCTGTATCCACAGGCACCCCAGTCAACGTACGCCGCATCATTTACCCAATTTTCTTAAATCCATGTTGTCCGAATGCTGACAATGCATGTGTTTTCAGGGAGGAGCCGCTGAGATCATAACTGCTAGCTACGATAACGTCTTTAACGTCCACAAGACACTCTCTGCAGAGGGAAAAACCTCGGCTGAAACTGCCGCCGTTGTGGAGGGGTGGGTTGGCGAGACCAAGTTGGGTCTCTCCGCCAACTGGCTTGTCCAGGCTGCGGAGTGCGCTTAGAGAAGAATTGCTGTGTAGCTTGACATATTACACCAGTGTCGAGAAATATACCTAATTGAAATAAATCTAAATGTTTGCACGATGACAGGGAATAATAAAGAAATACCGCACACTTATTGAATAATGAGAGCCGTGCTCCCAAATCTTTAGAGACGTAGCCATTTGTACTCAACAGCTGCCTACACTGTTTTCTAGgtagatatatgcgcatatattaGAGGTCATTATGTTGCGTACCTTCAGAAAAATGCTCTAGGCATCGATCACCCCGCATTTTTGTGGAAGAGAAATAACTGACCGCCTTAGCAGAAGCATCACGTACCCACGCCCTACGAGCGCATGCAAGCTCGAGTATGTCGTGTCACAGGGTTCAATGGACAGGCCTACAGCCTGACAAAAACGTAGAAACATAAACACAGACTGAGACCAGAGGGGGGCAGCTCTGAAGGAAAGACAGACGGACGTGGAAGGACTAGCTAGCCATCAACAGTCGTTCATCCAGTACACCTTCCAGACATTTTGCAGCACTTGTTCTTTGTTAGTTAGAAGATTTCAATTAATAAAATAGAATGATCAGCGATACGCCCATTCCCCAATGGATCCAGCGATGTTTCAATGCTGTGGAGGACGCGGACGACgggaaggaggaggatagTGGGATGGTGTGTACCTGCCTTTTTTTTCGAAGCCCGAATCGGTTACCGTGGGACGTTCTGCTTGGTCCGTGCGATCAAAACTGGAATCACGTGCCGCCATGAAAAAAGCGATTTAAGGAGGGTATACTCGACAGACTTTCTTTCCAGCCCTCCACTCCATTCATAATCACCGCGTATCTATACGCAGCATGGATGCAGAGCCAGATATCTCTTGTACTAGTCCACATTTTCTCCTGGGGTCCAGTGCAACGTCTGGAGTTCGCCGGCTGGGTCTCaatttcaatctccgctGCCTAAAACGGCCGCTGTGTCTATCATTGCTTGCTTCCTCCTTTCCAACCGCTTGGCTGTTAATTACGGCCCTGACTGTCCTGGGTTTTAAATCTGGTGCCTCTGTTTTTTCCTGATCCTGCACATCTCTGCTCTGGGCATTAGCTTGACACCAGTGACCACTGCGTCTCATCAGTCTCATAATGTCATTGGACTCTTTGAGACTCCTGGTGTCTTTGTTCAGGCTACTTGCGCCAGAGCTTAGCGCTTAGTATCTGGTCCAGAGTATTCAATGTTGCCTTTGATGACTATGGGAAATGTGGTCCTCGTCGCGACTCGGCAATGGTGGCGAAGCATTCATTAGATTTCTCTAATCACCCTCATTTCACAAACACGGCCAACTCGACCCTAGCTTGCCAAGTCACGTCGGCGCTTCTTCCAAATATTCCTGATCTCGTATTATCCTTCAGAATTTCATCGCGCTTTCCCGTTAGACGGTCCCATGCAATACTTTGAAGGACGCTTTAGTGTATTTGCCATTTGCAAATGCCACAGCCAACCCAAAGTCTTCATGACCAGTCTATCGATGACACCCAGTCAGTCGGAAGATATGAAGCATAAAACTTCTGAGAGCAAGAAATTTCTGCTTATAATCCTTCTTAGTGTGGACCAATCTCTTGCGCTGTGGTTTTTCGTATCATTAACAATTCTGTTTGAAAGGTACGCATTGCAAGCACAACGGTATGTATTTCAAGCACAACCATTCATAACTCAGCGGCAGTTTGGCCTTCTATCCATTCCGTCCTTCACAAAGATGCGCGCATAATATCTACACGCTCCACGCCAGATACAACCTTACTTCCTCCATTTTATCCATAACGACTGGATTCTCCCTGTTATATTCGATGTTCTCCTTTGCTCCATGGCTCAAATTCCCAAAATAGTCGTTCGTCATCGAAAGCTCGCCATCGATGTTCCAAACACAGAAGTTTATCCCATCGAATGCCTCGGTAGTTTTGGTGTCCCGCATAGGTGCGTCGCACTGACAATCATTGTAGACTCTGTAGGCTATAGGGCGTGAAGGTATACGAAACGTAAGTCCAACCACGTTGCGAATGGCTATCAAATTCGGCTGCACAAGGGAAACTTCTGTCCTGAAGGTAATTGCTATGCCGCAAATAAACGACACCTCTTTTAATCTGGGAAGCTGACGCAAGTCGATTTCAAGTATCCTGTTCGGCATATTTGAATATTTTTCTACTGGGAAATACGGGACCTCAGCAGTCAGGACACAATTCTGACTCATGGTAAGGGCTCACAGGGTATTTTTAGCGTGAATGCTAGCGACTCCAGGCTTGGTGTGTTATCCAGGATCCCACCCACCTTCCCCAACGTGTTGATATTTTCGGTGTAAATGTGCAGCCTTGTCACCGAGGTCAACTGGTTTTTCGCGCTCCTGCTCGAGGAACTAAAGTTCCAGCCTGTCATTCTCGCAAGACTCGCGGGGTCCACGAAATCATCGCAGTCGAGCGATTTGAGTTGTATTGTACCGTCTACAGGCATGCTGTCGCGGTCGTATCGTACGCGGACACGGCGGATGTGGAGGTCCTTGATCTTCGTGCCACATAGCCAATCTCGTGGTAT contains:
- a CDS encoding 60S ribosomal protein L14, with protein sequence MPRALEPNNTTQTGNFCHNQHNARNDVKTPSSTPSSPQSRCRMLQAKSNGKNRAGWAGWGICESDEPLVVLLKAGPSAGRIAVVTEIIDHNRAMIDGPTTDVPRQSYPFKHLTLTPLALTKLPRAAGSGVVKKQLEKEATVEKWLNSTWAKKRAAVEKRRTLNDFGRFSVMLAKKQRTDVVRKALVKARKA
- a CDS encoding Aldo-keto reductase str7, which codes for MPMHLPTRKIGEDNVSAIGFGLAGLSGFYGPKADDEERFKILDTALEMGCTNWDTAAFYGDNEELVGKWFKRTGKRDKIFLATKFGITPDGPNGKAEHVRTAIEDNLKRLGIDTIDLYYVHRVDQTTPIEITVRAMAELVKEGKVRYLGLSEVSATTLRRAHAIHPISAVQIEYSPFFLDMEDETIGLLKACRELGIAVVAYSPLGRGVLTGAIKSNDDFDEGDWRKHIPKYSNANFANILKLAAGLEEIGKKYNATAGQIALAWILAQGEDIIPIPGTKKIKYLQENIEAVHIRLSADDVSSVRALATTLAPTIVGDRSRTMHWLFADTPELPV